Proteins from one Candidatus Methylacidiphilales bacterium genomic window:
- a CDS encoding MFS transporter: MKHKPLLIIFVTLLLDTISIGMIVPILPSLFTDPKSSEFLLHSINPSWWYFIAGATTGLFGIMQFIFAPILGEFSDKVGRKPVLLGCIAVLIIANTLFAISILIHSFTLAIFSRAIAGISSANFSVAGAVIADSTTFKNRTSNFGIIGMAFGAGFVLGPALCSLLVSITGSSSVPFFFAGGFGLLNLYWVQTMLPETNLHPKDRNNSSLFPGITSIKKAVINKTLRPVYLCSFFFFIPFIFISTFSTFFLTDKFNLNQKELGIYFTTVGVAMILTQGFLLRIVTKITSEYTLICISLLAFCLSLIFFPHMPTLHAQYLFIPAIVIPIALVNSNLNALLSKLSNKDDQGVALGILGSISALISGIAPLVGGFFISHFGYIFLFMFGSISAVIAFLYMRSLQK, from the coding sequence TTGAAACATAAGCCGTTACTGATTATTTTTGTAACTTTACTTCTTGATACTATCAGCATTGGAATGATAGTGCCAATTCTACCCTCATTATTCACCGATCCTAAATCCTCTGAATTTCTCTTACATTCAATCAATCCATCTTGGTGGTACTTTATCGCTGGAGCAACTACGGGACTTTTTGGAATCATGCAATTTATCTTTGCCCCCATCCTCGGTGAATTCTCGGATAAGGTTGGAAGAAAGCCAGTATTACTTGGATGTATAGCCGTACTCATCATAGCCAATACCTTATTTGCAATTTCAATATTAATACATTCATTTACTTTGGCAATATTTTCCCGAGCAATTGCAGGTATATCCAGTGCTAATTTTTCTGTTGCAGGAGCGGTGATTGCAGACTCAACCACTTTTAAAAACCGAACAAGTAATTTTGGAATTATTGGAATGGCGTTTGGCGCGGGTTTTGTTTTAGGCCCTGCACTGTGTAGTTTACTAGTTTCAATTACAGGGTCTTCGTCGGTACCATTCTTTTTTGCCGGTGGTTTTGGGTTGCTTAATCTTTATTGGGTGCAAACAATGCTACCTGAAACAAACCTCCATCCAAAAGATAGAAATAATAGTTCTTTATTCCCAGGAATCACTTCAATAAAAAAGGCAGTAATCAATAAAACGCTTCGTCCTGTTTATTTATGTTCTTTCTTTTTTTTCATTCCATTTATATTTATATCAACTTTTTCCACATTTTTTCTAACAGATAAGTTCAATCTCAACCAAAAAGAATTAGGAATTTACTTTACCACTGTCGGGGTAGCCATGATACTAACGCAAGGTTTTTTGCTTAGAATTGTAACAAAAATAACTAGCGAATATACATTAATTTGTATCTCTTTGTTGGCCTTTTGTCTTTCGCTGATATTTTTTCCACATATGCCAACCCTTCATGCTCAATACTTATTTATACCTGCAATTGTTATCCCCATCGCTCTTGTCAATTCAAATCTAAATGCCCTCCTTTCAAAACTCTCCAACAAGGATGATCAAGGAGTAGCGTTAGGTATACTTGGGTCAATTTCAGCGCTAATCTCAGGTATCGCGCCACTAGTGGGCGGATTTTTTATTTCTCATTTTGGATATATTTTTTTATTTATGTTTGGTTCTATCTCTGCGGTGATCGCATTTTTATATATGCGTTCGTTACAAAAATAA
- the hemE gene encoding uroporphyrinogen decarboxylase, with protein sequence MRNNCILKVLNHQSSPRMPIWIMRQAGRYLPEYRAIREKAGSFIAMIKNPELVAEITLQPIKRFDLDAAIIFSDILTIPDAMGLGLKFEDGIGPSFKRPIVTTNDIDKLSVPDPEQDFKYLSDGIECTLELLQSRVPLIGFSATPITLARYMLQESPEHWINNHPQQFHQLMRMLSASIKQYLLLQANHGVSILQIFDSWGNHLSTPELYNTYAIPYITEIIQYLHNHAPEVPVIFYTRHLNMQVLEQIANIPHITALAVDSPIDIIQLRQSNPTIILQGNLNPSHLNNSAEELTQATKQVLQSITNPELHIFNLGQGITPSAKPELVAHLIDLVHQFET encoded by the coding sequence ATGCGCAATAACTGCATACTCAAGGTCCTCAATCATCAATCTTCACCAAGGATGCCAATTTGGATCATGCGTCAAGCGGGTCGGTATTTGCCTGAATACAGGGCGATTAGAGAAAAAGCTGGAAGTTTTATTGCCATGATAAAAAACCCAGAACTTGTCGCAGAGATTACCTTACAACCTATCAAGCGATTTGATTTAGATGCCGCTATTATTTTCTCAGACATCTTAACCATACCAGATGCCATGGGGCTAGGATTAAAATTTGAAGATGGAATTGGTCCATCATTCAAAAGACCAATTGTTACCACTAACGATATTGATAAGCTTTCAGTTCCTGATCCCGAGCAAGATTTCAAGTACCTAAGCGATGGGATTGAATGTACTCTAGAATTGCTCCAATCAAGAGTTCCCCTGATTGGCTTTTCAGCAACTCCGATAACGTTAGCCAGATATATGTTGCAAGAGTCCCCAGAACACTGGATCAATAATCACCCCCAGCAATTTCACCAACTCATGCGCATGTTAAGCGCATCAATTAAACAATATTTACTACTCCAAGCCAATCATGGTGTCTCAATACTACAAATCTTTGATTCATGGGGCAATCATTTATCAACACCCGAGCTTTACAACACCTATGCCATACCTTACATAACAGAGATCATACAGTACCTACACAATCACGCACCAGAAGTTCCTGTAATTTTCTACACCAGACATCTCAACATGCAAGTTCTAGAGCAGATCGCCAATATTCCTCATATCACCGCACTAGCAGTAGATAGCCCTATAGATATAATTCAACTCAGGCAAAGCAACCCAACCATAATCCTGCAAGGCAATCTCAATCCCAGCCACTTAAACAACTCGGCAGAAGAACTAACCCAAGCAACTAAACAAGTATTGCAATCAATCACCAACCCAGAATTGCATATTTTTAATTTAGGTCAAGGAATAACACCAAGCGCTAAACCTGAACTGGTCGCGCACCTCATCGATCTCGTGCATCAATTTGAAACATAA